The Amycolatopsis methanolica 239 nucleotide sequence CGCTTCGACAACGCCGTTTCCGGCGGCAACGGCCTGCTCCTCTGAGCAAGCCTGATCGAGGGGTCCTTCCGCGCACCCGCGCGGACAGGGCCCTTCTTTTTTGCTTGACCTCGACCAGAGTGGAGGGTGCAGGCTGACCGGCATGGATGTCGACGCGTACCTGGCCCGCATCGGAGCCGCCCGCCCCGCCGCCCCCACCGCAGCGGCGCTGCGGGAGCTGCACGAAGCCCACCTGCTCACGGTGCCGTTCGAGAACCTCAGCGTGCACCTGCCCGAGCGGATCGTGCTGGACGAGGACGCGTTGTTCGACAAGGTCGTCCGGCGCCGCCGCGGCGGGTTCTGCTACGAGCTCAACGGCCTGTTCGGGGCCCTCCTGCGCGAACTGGGCTTCAGCGTGACCCTGCTGGGCGCCCGCGTGTACGGCGGCGGCCGGTGGGGCCCGCCGTTCGACCACCTGGCGCTGCGGGTCGACCTGGACGAGCCGTGGCTGGCCGACGTCGGCTTCGGCCGCTTCGCCCGCGACCCGCTGCGGCTGACGGCGTGCGAGCCGCAGACCGACCCCGAGGGCGAGTTCCTGGTGGTGGACGCGCCGGACGGGGACATCGAGGTGCGGCTGAACGGCGAGCCGGCCTACCGGCTGGAAAAGCGCCCGCGGCAGCTGTCCGACT carries:
- a CDS encoding arylamine N-acetyltransferase family protein, whose protein sequence is MDVDAYLARIGAARPAAPTAAALRELHEAHLLTVPFENLSVHLPERIVLDEDALFDKVVRRRRGGFCYELNGLFGALLRELGFSVTLLGARVYGGGRWGPPFDHLALRVDLDEPWLADVGFGRFARDPLRLTACEPQTDPEGEFLVVDAPDGDIEVRLNGEPAYRLEKRPRQLSDFGPTCWWQATSPESHFTQNVLSTISTPSGRVTLAGDKLIETVDGKRAERELSDAEKVEAYRVHFGIDMNEAPVLGSFPAPGLRPFPN